In Vigna unguiculata cultivar IT97K-499-35 chromosome 3, ASM411807v1, whole genome shotgun sequence, a single genomic region encodes these proteins:
- the LOC114179625 gene encoding DELLA protein RGL1-like has product MAPPQFSALNGEIDGENLSYVFDIWATDEYSCFPLEPISESNSCSLVLPYCDGSIRDNKRVKRTVGIPVDWLGNLMSNSHCFLNTNASNCNRSRDSIPKLHFRDHIRTYKQRYLAAEAEEEAPEDTNSSESGGAEEDGCHDGVRLVQLLIACAEAVACRDKSHASILLSELKANALVFGSSFQRVASCFVQGLTERLNLIQPTGPVSPMPPMMNIMDTASEEMEEAFRLVYELCPQIQFGHFVTNSIVMEAFSGESFVHVVDFGMTLGLRHGHQWRELMRSLANGGSERLRRLRITAVGLCDRLQSIGDELSVYATNLGINFEFSVVKKNLESLKAEDIEVREEEVLAVNSILQLHCVVKESRGALNSVLQMVHGLGPKVLVMVEQDSSHNGPFFLGRFMESLHYYSAIFDSLDVMLPKYDTKRAKMEQFYFAEEIKNIVSREGPLRMERHERVDQWRRRMSRAGFQAAPIKMVAQAKQWLLNGKVCEGYTVVEEKGCLVLGWKSKPIVAVSCWKC; this is encoded by the coding sequence ATGGCCCCTCCTCAGTTTAGTGCCTTAAACGGAGAAATCGATGGTGAAAATCTATCGTACGTGTTTGATATATGGGCAACCGATGAATATAGCTGTTTTCCTCTTGAACCAATCTCGGAGAGTAACAGTTGCAGCTTAGTTCTCCCCTATTGTGACGGAAGCATAAGGGATAACAAAAGGGTGAAGAGAACGGTGGGAATTCCCGTTGATTGGTTAGGAAATTTGATGAGCAATTCCCATTGTTTCCTGAACACCAACGCCAGCAATTGCAATAGGAGTAGAGATAGCATACCAAAGCTTCACTTCAGAGATCACATACGGACTTACAAACAAAGGTATCTGGCAGCGGAAGCAGAAGAAGAGGCACCAGAAGATACAAATAGTTCAGAAAGTGGTGGGGCTGAAGAAGACGGTTGTCATGACGGTGTGAGGCTGGTTCAACTTCTAATAGCATGTGCAGAAGCGGTGGCTTGTCGAGACAAATCGCACGCTTCGATATTACTATCAGAACTGAAAGCCAACGCTTTAGTATTCGGATCTTCGTTCCAAAGGGTTGCCTCTTGTTTTGTTCAAGGCCTAACGGAGAGGCTGAATCTGATTCAGCCCACCGGGCCGGTGAGCCCGATGCCACCCATGATGAACATTATGGACACAGCCTCCGAGGAAATGGAGGAAGCATTCAGATTGGTTTACGAGCTGTGTCCACAAATCCAGTTCGGACACTTTGTCACTAATTCTATAGTGATGGAAGCCTTTTCGGGTGAGAGTTTTGTCCATGTCGTGGATTTCGGGATGACTCTCGGATTACGGCACGGACACCAATGGAGAGAACTCATGCGGAGCCTCGCCAATGGCGGCAGCGAACGTCTTCGTCGTCTGCGAATCACGGCGGTGGGACTCTGCGATAGACTTCAATCCATCGGCGACGAACTCTCGGTTTATGCGACTAATTTGGGTATCAACTTTGAATTCTCAGTGGTGAAAAAGAATTTGGAAAGTTTGAAAGCGGAGGACATAGAAGTGAGGGAGGAAGAGGTTCTTGCGGTGAACAGCATTCTGCAGCTGCACTGCGTGGTGAAGGAAAGCCGAGGGGCTTTGAATTCGGTGCTGCAGATGGTTCACGGGCTTGGGCCGAAAGTGTTGGTGATGGTGGAGCAGGATTCGAGTCACAACGGACCCTTTTTCCTCGGGAGATTCATGGAATCATTGCACTATTATTCTGCCATATTCGATTCCTTGGATGTTATGCTGCCCAAGTATGACACGAAGAGAGCGAAGATGGAGCAGTTTTACTTCGCTGAGGAGATAAAGAACATAGTGAGCCGTGAGGGGCCGTTGAGGATGGAGAGACACGAGAGAGTGGATCAGTGGCGGAGGAGGATGAGCAGGGCGGGGTTTCAGGCTGCGCCGATCAAGATGGTGGCTCAGGCGAAGCAGTGGCTTCTGAATGGGAAGGTGTGTGAGGGGTACACGGTGGTGGAAGAGAAAGGGTGTCTGGTTCTTGGATGGAAATCCAAGCCTATTGTGGCGGTTTCTTGCTGGAAATGCTGA